In the Candidatus Tiamatella incendiivivens genome, TCAAATAACGTAGCTATGTTTGACACTGAATCACTGCTATATGCTAGTACTCCCTTACCCTCTTCTATGAATTGTATAGCTTTAGTTATATTAACATGACCGCTTCCCTGGGAGAATGGATCATATCCCATATCGCTAGCTGTGCTCTTAAGTAACACTTTAATGAACGATGATTCCTGAGCTGTATTAATGGAATTTCCATTAGAGTTACCTAGGCTATCACTTCCAAGCTTTTGTAATAAATTAGTTTCAGCCGCCTGTAGTGTAATAGGAGTAGGAGGTGGAAGTGGTGGATGTATTATATTATCCATGAGTGCTTGTATTATAATAGCTACTGCACCAGCAGTCATTGGTGTGGCTTCACTGGTACCACCGAATAAATCAAGGTTCATGGTTCCATCTCCCAACCCGTCAATTACACGTGCAACACTATACTCGAAGCTACCAATATTAACGACATCCGGCTTAGGATACCCGTACTGTGTTGGGCCTCTATCACTCCAACTTACAACTTGATAGTATCCACCTGGCATATATCCGAATATAGGACGGTAATAGAAGAGGTTTGAAGCACCAACAGTTATCACGTTAGTAGCTGCTCCAGGAATTGTTACGCTGCCGAAGCCAGGTCCACCGTTACCAGCTGCATGGACGATAACTGTTCCAGTTGATAATGTTATGAAATCCTCGAATAAGCTCATAACATCACCGTCAGAAGCAAACCCGTTTAGTAATAGGTAACTCATTCCCCAACTATTACTAATCACATCAGCCTGATGAATCCCAGTGTACATCCAACTGAAATACTCTGGGTTAGCTAGATCATAACCCGATAACCAGAGCTCCGCTGTAATAACATTACCTATCCATAAAGCAGGAGCTGCACCTATCTTCGCTCCAGGAGCAATTCCTATATATTTGAGTTCTGTATACGTCCCAAACGGACCCGCAGTAGGCCTGGGTATTTGTCCACGGCTTGCTATAACATGAGCACATTCAGTACCATGACCATAGAAATCATAAACCAGATCAAACCATTCTCCATCATATGTATCTAACCCTGGAAGAATTAATCCGTTCCACTCATAGTCGTTAAACCATCCAAAATTATATGCATAATAGAAGACGCCATTTGCATCGTTAAATGCTTGTGAGAGAGCCCCCATACTTAAATCATTTACACCGTCTCCGTTGAAGTCTCTTGCAGCTATTTCATGCCCATATGAAATTCCCGGTTCATCAGCAAAGCTAAAGTCGAGTAAACTTGAGTTTGGTGGAGTGCTCGCTATACCGACATTGTATAGTGAATCCATCAACATATAATATATGGATGATAAATCAATA is a window encoding:
- a CDS encoding S8 family serine peptidase; the protein is MKKVSSIIAVFLLLVVILGSVPSVIASSTSNLSTSPTTLNWVHKVDRRLLSDDTYKSNVHLPFIPSNLSSKISTLKSKFSKELVNPTQGKARVLILYKGGKDVASYIKQNAMVYSGFSEGNGGIMMAWVTKQQVQKLAMNPNIISISLQSSIQIGAPKDPDTLKQPNSLKELGLTVSEGEGSGYNLEMAPEITGATYAWSHGYNGTGVNVAVVDTGVDMGESDLGLQALARDQYGLPLLFDADEMGTALTINPTNVSGNNITVIPLNVPSSDNKTYNGVVFYDPATGSLEVTNYSLVAVVTPNNFSFSAIPVVNQSFTLPSDVNTSTPIHFGLVSQYYLVGSSLIWILAPAITTDTNGDGQYDTVYIDLSSIYYMLMDSLYNVGIASTPPNSSLLDFSFADEPGISYGHEIAARDFNGDGVNDLSMGALSQAFNDANGVFYYAYNFGWFNDYEWNGLILPGLDTYDGEWFDLVYDFYGHGTECAHVIASRGQIPRPTAGPFGTYTELKYIGIAPGAKIGAAPALWIGNVITAELWLSGYDLANPEYFSWMYTGIHQADVISNSWGMSYLLLNGFASDGDVMSLFEDFITLSTGTVIVHAAGNGGPGFGSVTIPGAATNVITVGASNLFYYRPIFGYMPGGYYQVVSWSDRGPTQYGYPKPDVVNIGSFEYSVARVIDGLGDGTMNLDLFGGTSEATPMTAGAVAIIIQALMDNIIHPPLPPPTPITLQAAETNLLQKLGSDSLGNSNGNSINTAQESSFIKVLLKSTASDMGYDPFSQGSGHVNITKAIQFIEEGKGVLAYSSDSVSNIATLF